Below is a genomic region from Pirellulales bacterium.
AGCCCAGCGGAGGACGCGTGCCAACTCGGCGTTCTCGGCCCGATCGGCAGGCGATCGCCCGACGGCCGGTACGACATCGATATCGTGGACATCTTCTATGCGCGCACGGCGCATCCTCTTTCTAAGGCAATCGACGGCGCGCGCGACTGCCAAATGCTTCAAAAGTGTTGGCCAATTCTGCACCGCTTGGCGCTGCGACAACTTAACCGCGGCGACGAACGTTTCTTGCAAGCATTCGTCGGCGTCGGTCCGATTCTGCACGAGGCGATAGATCGAGCGCCATAAGGCTGGCCCTTCGCAGCGGATCGTATCCTCCCAGTCGATCATTCAATCTGCTCAGTCTTGGTGCGGTATTCGCCGGAGTTCACTAGATATGTCGCCGAGTGCCCCGATTTATCACGGGTCCGCGACGATTTTTAACAGAATTCCGGCCAAGTAGGACCAACGGAGAAGGATTGATGCCAAACTGAGTGCGAAAAACGGCATTTTGCAGACACGCCAAGTCAGCAGAGACCGCCACGCCAGTCAATCACGCGAAGCCGAGAATTCCGTTTAGGCAGCGAACTTGGGTCTCGTTGTTGACTGTCAATAACGGCAACCTATGTTTCTGCGCGGCTTTTTCCCTCGGCGGATGGGAGGCAATCGCAATGATGAATGACAGAAATGAATGCCCAGAATGCGGCTCGAGCGCGGTCTCTCTCAGAAACGAGAGGACGCGCTACGGACGGGGAAGCGGCCTTGTTGAGGGCCAGTTATCTCTGGTCCCTGTAGGGGCCGACAGGACGTACAGCTGCAATATTTGCAGCTATGTGTTTACGAACAGAGAAACGCTCCAGGGCCAAGATGCGTTGCAAGGCTGCCTTTAATTGCCTGTGACGGCGCTCTACCGAGAGCTGCGAATTGCGAAGCTGCGGCTACAAGTGGCCAGGCGATCGCAACCCAATCGCGCGAATTATCTTTTCTCGCGCTTGGCTTCACTGTCGCGCATCACCACTTCGCCCACGGCGACGCCGATCGAAGTGTGAACGGCGCATGCCGGATACCTTCATCTCCACGCGCGCAGGTGCCATAGTCCGATCACTTCGGTTCCCGTGCGAATGAATTAGTAGACATGCAAGCACATCGGACCATGTCGATTCGGCAAGGTCCGCTCAGCCTATCAATTGTGCCGAGGCGATCAATTCCGGGTCAGTCAATGCGCTATCGGCCCGCCGCACCGGAGGCGACTCGGCCGTGGTCTTCCGCTTCCGCTGCGCTCCAGATCCAGACCACGGCCGAAGAACAACAGCACCACACTCTAACTTAAACACCGGTATCTTTGGTGGGGGCAGGTCACTTCTGGGGCGAATCAAACTTTGAAAACCATACTTCTACGTTTTGCAAGTCGCTCTCGATTCGAGCACGTAGTTTACTCGGCGTCTCGATGTAGTCGACGACAGTGCCGCTGCTGTCCGGCCCGATGTGAACGACCTTGCTAGCCTGCTCGGTAGAGTCACCGCCATAGTTGACCGCGGAATTCGGCCCGTATTGATAGACGATGAAGCGATCGTTGTCACGCCTCAATACGTTCGCGTACTTTTGCAACCAGCCATGTGATCGCCACCATTTCCGACCTGCGTGGCGAATGCGTACTAACTCAACTCCTGCCTACGATACAAAGCGCTTCTCGAGCACCTGAGTCGCGAGATAGTCGTAGACAGTTGGAAAATTCCAGTCCCACCCGTCG
It encodes:
- a CDS encoding RNA polymerase sigma factor, coding for MIDWEDTIRCEGPALWRSIYRLVQNRTDADECLQETFVAAVKLSQRQAVQNWPTLLKHLAVARAVDCLRKRMRRARIEDVHDIDVVPAVGRSPADRAENAELARVLRWALAQVPVRSAEALCLYELEDWTYEAIGEHLSISSGAVGMLLARARRRLQKLLAKTWERQA